From Rutidosis leptorrhynchoides isolate AG116_Rl617_1_P2 chromosome 3, CSIRO_AGI_Rlap_v1, whole genome shotgun sequence, a single genomic window includes:
- the LOC139898265 gene encoding coniferyl alcohol acyltransferase-like, translating to MNMIKYTQLHQTSPAKSHHFHKPQPLSQFGLDYQVIVKGKEVISPAVAPTSQHCLPLSNLDLLLPPIKIGVFFCYKKKDNTDMSSDTVVKKMKRSLAGILSKFYPLAGEIVSNSRGEPELMCNNRGVEFVHARADVDLKDLDFYHPDKTVKGKLVPKINHGVLSVQATELKCGSIIISCTINHQVADGYSVGMFLSAWAKYARFEKISNIPSFRPSILNPRYQPHYESSLDDLYIPISSLPPPSSFKEPLFSRTYHVRAKTIECLQCEASTKESKSSKLLSFTAFIWKLLAHGGSYSTRSRSPFRMGLVVNGRRFLAENCIKNQSLFKCHFGNVVSAPYGVMDSTDLKKMTLDEVVKNVGKFVSESTNEEHFRGLIDWVELHRPKPAVAKIYFGCEDDQAVVVSSGQDLPVNDMDFGWGKPEFGSYHIPWGSRTGYITTMPSASGNGDWVVYMHLKQKDLDVIELMAPNVFIPLSIATLI from the exons ATGAATATGATAAAATACACACAACTTCATCAAACAAGTCCTGCTAAATCTCACCATTTTCACAAACCGCAACCACTTTCACAGTTCGGCCTCGACTATCAAGTGATCGTAAAGGGTAAAGAAGTCATTTCACCAGCCGTTGCACCAACGAGCCAACACTGTCTCCCTTTGTCGAACCTAGACTTGCTCCTTCCACCAATTAAAATTGGAGTCTTTTTTTGTTACAAGAAAAAGGACAACACTGACATGTCGTCAGACACTGttgtgaagaagatgaagagaTCGTTGGCTGGTATATTATCGAAATTTTATCCGCTTGCTGGTGAGATTGTGTCGAATAGTCGAGGAGAGCCTGAGTTGATGTGTAATAATAGAGGGGTTGAATTTGTTCATGCTCGTGCTGACGTGGATTTGAAagatttggatttttatcatcCTGATAAAACTGTAAAAGGGAAGTTGGTGCCCAAGATCAATCATGGTGTATTATCTGTTCAG GCAACAGAGTTGAAGTGTGGATCCATAATAATATCATGTACAATTAACCATCAAGTAGCAGATGGTTATTCAGTGGGCATGTTCTTATCTGCCTGGGCTAAGTATGCTCGATTCGAAAAAATTTCAAACATCCCTTCGTTTCGGCCCTCAATCTTGAACCCACGGTATCAACCACATTATGAATCGTCCCTTGATGATCTATACATCCCTATATCATCACTCCCTCCACCATCTTCCTTTAAAGAACCCCTTTTTAGTCGAACATATCATGTTCGTGCTAAAACAATCGAATGTCTTCAATGTGAAGCAAGTACAAAAGAATCCAAAAGCAGCAAACTTTTGTCATTCACAGCATTTATTTGGAAACTATTAGCACATGGAGGTAGTTATTCTACTAGAAGTCGTAGTCCTTTTAGAATGGGCCTTGTTGTAAATGGACGACGTTTTTTAGCTGAAAATTGTATAAAAAATCAATCATTATTTAAATGTCATTTTGGCAATGTTGTGTCTGCCCCATATGGTGTGATGGACAGCACTGATTTGAAGAAAATGACACTTGACGAAGTTGTGAAAAACGTGGGTAAGTTTGTGAGTGAATCAACAAATGAAGAACATTTTAGAGGGTTGATTGATTGGGTTGAGTTGCATAGACCAAAACCTGCAGTTGCAAAGATATATTTTGGTTGTGAAGATGATCAAGCTGTCGTGGTGTCATCAGGGCAAGATTTACCGGTTAACGATATGGACTTTGGTTGGGGTAAGCCGGAGTTTGGTTCGTACCATATTCCATGGGGTAGTCGAACCGGGTACATAACTACAATGCCAAGTGCAAGTGGAAATGGAGATTGGGTTGTTTACATGCATCTTAAACAGAAGGATTTAGATGTGATTGAGCTTATGGCACCTAATGTGTTTATACCTCTTTCTATTGCTACCCTTATCTAG